From Anaerohalosphaera lusitana, one genomic window encodes:
- a CDS encoding type II secretion system protein — MRACDRKSGFTLVEALTVIAVIGVLVSLVLGLGKSLKEQADERLANSTIEVLVTAIEQYLEFTSEFPFEADVSFNNASLESVLESQLGLPDGTVTVDAANPPEYASSEALFYVLDNCARSKGFVDSLSGGVTTNKDAAGSALVAEYGDIRIDLVRIVDPWGNALQYTYSAGDVFPELRFAGPDKELFTQDDVTSE, encoded by the coding sequence ATGAGAGCTTGCGATAGAAAATCCGGTTTTACGCTGGTGGAGGCGCTTACGGTTATTGCCGTGATCGGCGTGCTCGTGTCGCTGGTTCTCGGGCTCGGCAAGAGTCTCAAAGAGCAGGCGGACGAAAGGCTCGCCAACAGTACGATCGAAGTGCTTGTCACCGCGATCGAGCAGTACCTGGAGTTTACCAGTGAGTTTCCGTTCGAGGCCGATGTTTCATTTAATAATGCGTCCCTGGAGTCGGTGCTGGAATCTCAGCTAGGATTACCTGACGGGACTGTTACGGTGGATGCTGCCAATCCGCCGGAATATGCATCGAGCGAAGCTTTGTTTTATGTTCTGGACAATTGCGCACGGAGCAAAGGATTTGTTGATTCGCTTAGCGGCGGAGTGACAACGAACAAAGACGCGGCGGGCAGTGCTCTTGTTGCTGAATACGGTGACATTAGAATCGATCTTGTTCGAATTGTCGATCCGTGGGGCAACGCTCTGCAGTACACATATTCGGCGGGGGATGTTTTTCCCGAACTGAGATTTGCAGGGCCTGATAAAGAGTTATTTACGCAGGACGACGTGACAAGTGAATAG
- a CDS encoding GspE/PulE family protein, producing the protein MSKKRKKLGEILYRSKLVDKETLIKAIKEARKNGRRLGEQLIETGKASESQIAKALAHQFGFKYVNLDKVDIPDSAMKLIPDEIRKKHQVLPLEQNNGAMRVIISDPMDLDLLDMLRFRLNCEIEPCLAAPSKIKDRLEDEEEDEFKHSIDEIASSIDATTAELEEAGQSLEATIRKAQEDEGDDGPIIKLVNLLIDEAVRMNASDIHLEPLGDRVRIRYRVDGVCIERDNIPKNMQGPLLARMKILSGIDIGERRLPQDGRIKRHIDNSDIDFRVSTLPAYHGESTVLRILRPDSVNIGIQALGFEQDNYEQFQNIIKRPNGIFLVTGPTGSGKTTTLYSALKELNRPDTKIITAEDPVEYNVQGINQCQVRTEIGLTFDKILRSMLRQAPNVILVGEIRDALVADIAIQAALTGHLVFSTLHTNDAPSAITRLIDMGVKPFLVASSIQAIMAQRLVRVICKKCKAEDKDPDPRFLRLLGIKPQDIKNHTLYKGKGCAACQGTGYKGRMAIFEMLELNNQIRELAFARAPASELRKAARAGGMKTLLDDGKRKVFRGVTTPQEVARVAQSEDLIDE; encoded by the coding sequence ATGTCTAAGAAACGCAAGAAACTAGGCGAGATACTCTACCGGAGTAAGCTGGTAGACAAAGAAACGCTGATCAAGGCTATCAAAGAGGCCAGGAAGAACGGGCGAAGGCTTGGTGAACAGCTAATAGAAACCGGCAAAGCCAGCGAGAGCCAGATAGCAAAAGCGCTTGCTCATCAATTCGGGTTCAAATATGTCAATCTCGACAAGGTTGATATACCCGACAGCGCGATGAAGCTCATTCCCGATGAGATACGCAAAAAGCATCAGGTGCTGCCTCTGGAGCAGAATAATGGGGCAATGCGAGTCATTATCAGCGATCCAATGGATCTGGACCTGCTTGATATGCTGCGTTTCAGGTTGAATTGTGAGATCGAGCCCTGTCTTGCGGCGCCTTCTAAGATCAAGGACAGGCTCGAGGATGAGGAAGAGGATGAATTCAAGCACAGCATCGATGAGATCGCGAGCAGTATCGATGCTACAACCGCGGAACTCGAAGAAGCGGGTCAGTCGTTAGAGGCTACGATCCGCAAGGCTCAGGAGGATGAGGGCGACGACGGGCCAATTATTAAGCTCGTTAATCTGCTGATCGACGAAGCGGTTCGCATGAACGCGAGTGATATTCACCTTGAGCCGTTGGGTGACAGGGTGAGGATCCGCTATCGTGTGGATGGTGTTTGTATCGAGCGGGACAATATTCCCAAGAATATGCAGGGGCCTCTGCTTGCTCGTATGAAGATTTTGTCGGGTATCGATATCGGTGAGCGAAGGCTGCCTCAGGACGGTCGTATCAAACGGCACATCGATAACAGCGATATCGACTTCCGTGTTTCGACTCTGCCTGCTTACCACGGTGAAAGTACGGTATTGCGTATTTTGCGGCCTGATTCGGTTAATATCGGTATTCAGGCACTTGGTTTTGAGCAGGACAACTACGAACAGTTCCAGAATATAATCAAGCGTCCGAACGGTATTTTCCTGGTGACAGGCCCGACCGGTAGTGGTAAGACTACGACGCTTTATTCGGCGCTTAAGGAGCTGAACCGGCCTGATACGAAGATCATCACGGCTGAGGATCCGGTTGAGTATAATGTTCAGGGAATCAACCAGTGCCAGGTTCGAACGGAGATCGGGCTTACTTTTGACAAGATCCTGCGTTCCATGCTGCGTCAGGCACCAAACGTAATTCTTGTGGGTGAGATTCGTGATGCTCTGGTGGCGGATATCGCTATTCAGGCGGCACTAACGGGTCACCTGGTGTTTAGTACGCTACATACCAACGATGCTCCCAGCGCGATCACCCGTCTGATCGATATGGGTGTAAAGCCTTTCCTGGTGGCAAGTTCCATTCAGGCGATCATGGCTCAGCGGCTGGTCAGGGTTATATGTAAGAAGTGCAAGGCGGAAGACAAGGATCCTGATCCGCGTTTTCTGCGGCTGCTGGGCATCAAGCCTCAGGACATTAAAAACCATACGCTCTACAAGGGTAAGGGCTGTGCTGCATGCCAGGGGACTGGTTATAAGGGGCGAATGGCTATTTTCGAAATGCTCGAGCTCAATAATCAGATCCGTGAACTGGCGTTTGCGAGGGCTCCGGCGAGTGAACTGCGAAAAGCGGCCAGGGCGGGCGGCATGAAAACCCTGCTCGATGACGGCAAAAGGAAGGTTTTCCGCGGCGTGACAACTCCTCAGGAAGTTGCACGTGTTGCCCAGAGTGAAGACCTTATCGACGAATAA
- a CDS encoding type II secretion system F family protein yields the protein MAKFKYEALDAKGKEVKAEIDALSSDEAISKLKNKGLFPTKVEAKGGSKKTQVKKTGRQKKRRSGKVKTKQICQFSRQLSTLQDAGLAILRSLRILEQQQKPGTLKRVVGYLAEDIEGGATLSEAMAKHPKCFSELFVNMVAAGEVGGVLDVILSRLADFLEKSERLKSKIKGAMVYPVVVMTAAIAIVLGLMIFVIPTFAEVLSDMGDGADLPWLTQKLLDLSDWLCNWWNAGMVVASPFVIIAFVKFIKQFRNGRYVVDQVKLHTPVIKKIVYKTAVARWTRTLGTLISAGVPILEAINIARDTSGNEVYARMLEKVHHSIRQGDSFANPLRASKTVDSIVVNMVDVGEETGDLDKMLEKVANNFDEEADVLVGSLMSLLEPIMIIFLGGMVGTIVLAMFLPMVKIIQVLM from the coding sequence ATGGCAAAATTCAAGTATGAAGCATTGGACGCCAAGGGCAAGGAAGTAAAGGCCGAGATCGATGCGCTCAGTAGTGATGAAGCCATCAGTAAGCTGAAGAACAAGGGTCTTTTCCCGACCAAGGTCGAAGCCAAGGGTGGTTCTAAGAAAACCCAGGTCAAGAAGACCGGCCGGCAGAAGAAACGCCGAAGCGGTAAGGTCAAGACCAAGCAGATCTGTCAGTTCTCACGACAGCTTTCCACGCTTCAGGATGCGGGACTTGCGATCCTGCGCTCGCTGAGGATCCTGGAGCAGCAGCAGAAACCCGGAACGCTCAAACGAGTCGTGGGATATCTCGCTGAAGATATCGAGGGCGGGGCGACTCTTTCCGAAGCTATGGCGAAACACCCGAAGTGCTTCAGTGAGCTGTTTGTTAACATGGTTGCTGCCGGTGAGGTTGGTGGTGTGCTTGACGTTATTCTCTCGCGTCTTGCGGACTTTCTGGAAAAGAGTGAACGGCTCAAGAGTAAGATCAAGGGTGCGATGGTTTATCCGGTCGTGGTTATGACCGCTGCGATCGCGATCGTTCTTGGTCTGATGATCTTTGTGATACCCACGTTTGCCGAAGTACTGAGTGACATGGGTGACGGTGCGGATCTTCCGTGGCTTACGCAGAAGCTTCTGGATCTTAGTGACTGGCTGTGTAACTGGTGGAACGCCGGTATGGTCGTTGCGTCGCCTTTCGTTATTATCGCATTTGTCAAGTTCATAAAACAGTTCCGAAACGGACGTTACGTGGTGGACCAGGTCAAGCTGCACACGCCCGTTATTAAGAAGATCGTTTATAAGACAGCCGTTGCCCGCTGGACGCGAACGCTGGGTACGCTGATCAGTGCGGGTGTTCCGATTCTCGAAGCGATCAACATTGCGCGGGATACATCCGGTAACGAAGTTTATGCGAGGATGCTCGAAAAGGTTCACCATTCGATCCGGCAGGGCGACAGCTTTGCGAATCCGCTGCGGGCCTCTAAGACGGTCGACTCTATCGTGGTGAATATGGTGGACGTTGGTGAAGAGACAGGTGACCTGGATAAGATGCTCGAGAAGGTTGCGAACAACTTTGACGAAGAGGCGGACGTGCTGGTAGGTTCGCTGATGTCGCTGCTCGAGCCTATTATGATCATCTTCCTGGGTGGTATGGTTGGTACCATCGTTCTGGCGATGTTCCTGCCGATGGTTAAGATCATCCAGGTTCTTATGTAG
- a CDS encoding DUF933 domain-containing protein, giving the protein MKVALVGLMQSGKSTILSAISGKPVSPEMMNIHEEVVPVPDERLDWLTELYKPKKTVPGTIDCLDLPGMSFADDSGRAAARRLFDQVRTVDMLVLVVGAYRGSDAASELSELKTEFLLADLELVTTRIERLEKQVHKPSKTQAKDKAELALQLKLQEALENEKPASTVIKTDEDYALVKSLGFLTLKPLMVVMNVSEDDLGKEFDLSEVAGEDMEVVAMCAVVESEIAQLDDESKAEFMADYGIEEPAAHKFVQSCYSTLGLISFLTVGPDEVRAWPIEKGTTALDAAGKIHSDIKRGFIRAETIAYEDLKELGSEKECKAKGKARLEGKNYVVQDGDIINFRFNV; this is encoded by the coding sequence GTGAAAGTAGCATTAGTTGGATTGATGCAGTCGGGCAAGAGTACGATCCTTTCGGCGATCAGCGGCAAGCCCGTTTCGCCGGAGATGATGAATATACATGAAGAAGTCGTGCCGGTTCCCGATGAGCGGCTGGACTGGCTGACTGAGCTTTACAAGCCGAAGAAGACCGTGCCGGGGACGATCGATTGTCTGGATCTGCCGGGGATGTCTTTTGCAGACGACAGCGGCAGGGCGGCTGCGAGACGTCTGTTCGATCAGGTGCGTACTGTCGATATGCTGGTGCTGGTTGTCGGTGCATATCGCGGTTCGGATGCTGCGAGTGAACTGAGCGAGCTGAAGACTGAGTTTCTGCTTGCTGATCTGGAGCTTGTTACCACGCGTATCGAACGGCTCGAAAAGCAGGTTCACAAGCCCTCGAAAACTCAAGCGAAGGACAAGGCGGAGCTTGCGCTGCAGTTGAAGCTGCAGGAGGCGCTGGAGAACGAGAAGCCTGCAAGTACGGTTATCAAGACGGACGAAGATTATGCCTTGGTCAAGTCGCTTGGTTTTCTGACTCTCAAGCCTTTGATGGTGGTGATGAATGTCAGCGAAGACGATCTTGGCAAGGAATTCGACCTGTCGGAAGTGGCAGGTGAGGATATGGAAGTGGTCGCCATGTGTGCGGTTGTCGAAAGCGAGATCGCGCAGTTGGACGATGAAAGCAAGGCGGAGTTTATGGCGGATTACGGCATCGAGGAGCCTGCGGCGCACAAATTCGTGCAGAGCTGCTATTCGACGCTGGGGCTGATCAGCTTTTTGACGGTCGGGCCCGACGAAGTGCGAGCATGGCCGATCGAGAAGGGCACTACTGCGTTGGATGCGGCAGGTAAGATACACAGTGACATCAAACGCGGTTTCATACGGGCAGAGACGATTGCGTATGAGGATCTCAAAGAGCTTGGCAGCGAAAAGGAATGCAAGGCCAAGGGGAAGGCTCGGCTCGAGGGCAAGAACTACGTTGTTCAGGACGGCGATATTATCAACTTCCGTTTCAATGTATAG
- a CDS encoding type IV pilus twitching motility protein PilT, with product MATVHIDRLLEACIKMGGSDLHIVTGRPPVLRIRGRLRSLDTKVMDPDDTSALMKSITPDKNQQELQETGSTDFGFAFGDKGRFRTAIFKQRSHISMVLRLIPYELLSFEQIGLPKVAAALCRRPRGLFLVTGPTGSGKSTTLASMIDYINTNLDVHIITVEEPIEYYHYHKKAIVNQREVGIDVTSFAEALKRALRQDPDVILVGELRDLETIEAAITAAETGHLVFGTLHTTGCQGTINRLIDAFPVSQQEQIRVQLSTNLIAVLSQTLCPLKGGKGRVAAYEFMLVTPAISNLIRENKTYRIESSIQTGKNVGMQLLDDHLWDLYAEDKIELQEMLDKARNPSELKEKADAKARREGKHLEDIRPIIGA from the coding sequence ATGGCTACAGTACATATTGACAGATTGCTTGAAGCGTGTATTAAAATGGGCGGCTCCGACCTTCATATCGTTACCGGCAGACCTCCCGTCCTGCGTATTCGAGGCCGGCTGCGTTCGCTGGACACGAAGGTTATGGACCCCGATGATACGTCTGCTTTGATGAAGAGTATTACGCCTGACAAGAATCAGCAGGAGCTTCAGGAGACGGGAAGTACGGACTTTGGTTTTGCATTTGGCGATAAAGGGCGATTCAGGACCGCTATTTTTAAGCAAAGAAGCCATATTTCGATGGTTCTGCGTCTTATTCCGTACGAACTGCTCAGTTTCGAGCAGATCGGTCTGCCCAAGGTCGCGGCGGCGCTTTGTCGACGTCCGAGAGGGCTTTTCCTGGTTACAGGGCCGACGGGTAGTGGTAAATCGACGACGCTGGCGAGCATGATCGACTACATCAACACTAATCTCGATGTGCATATTATCACGGTTGAAGAGCCGATCGAGTACTATCACTATCATAAGAAGGCCATCGTGAACCAGCGTGAGGTGGGAATCGATGTTACGAGCTTTGCCGAGGCGTTAAAGCGTGCTTTGCGTCAGGACCCTGATGTTATTCTGGTGGGTGAGCTTCGTGACCTGGAGACGATCGAAGCCGCTATTACGGCTGCTGAGACTGGACACCTTGTATTCGGGACACTTCACACCACGGGTTGCCAGGGTACGATTAACCGTTTGATCGATGCGTTCCCGGTAAGTCAGCAGGAGCAGATCCGAGTTCAGCTCAGTACGAACCTGATCGCGGTGCTAAGTCAGACGCTTTGCCCGCTCAAGGGCGGCAAGGGTCGTGTGGCTGCTTATGAGTTTATGCTTGTGACGCCGGCTATTTCGAACCTGATCCGTGAGAATAAGACGTATCGTATCGAATCGAGCATTCAGACGGGTAAGAACGTAGGTATGCAGTTGCTGGATGATCACCTCTGGGACCTGTATGCCGAAGACAAGATCGAGCTTCAGGAGATGCTGGACAAGGCGCGCAACCCATCCGAATTGAAAGAGAAGGCCGATGCCAAGGCTCGTCGAGAGGGCAAGCATCTTGAAGACATTCGTCCCATTATTGGTGCTTGA
- a CDS encoding Fe-S-containing hydro-lyase, translating to METVVKIYTPLDEDVTRELKAGQEVAISGVVYTARDQAHKRLCELLDKGEELPFEVDGAVIYFVGPTPAPPGRAVGAAGPTTSSRMDAFSPRLIEAGLRGMIGKGYRGQEVRDACSKYGAVHFATIGGAGALLSKHIVKSEIVAYEDLGTEAIRRLEVVDFPAVVAYDSRGQSVYEK from the coding sequence ATGGAAACTGTTGTAAAAATATATACGCCGTTAGATGAGGATGTAACGCGTGAGCTAAAAGCTGGGCAGGAGGTTGCAATCAGCGGGGTGGTTTATACGGCTCGGGATCAGGCGCATAAGCGATTGTGTGAGTTGCTTGATAAAGGCGAAGAATTGCCGTTTGAGGTTGATGGGGCGGTGATCTATTTTGTCGGTCCTACGCCGGCGCCGCCAGGTAGGGCGGTCGGTGCGGCTGGGCCCACGACGAGCTCGCGAATGGATGCGTTCAGTCCCAGGCTGATCGAAGCGGGGCTGCGGGGCATGATCGGTAAAGGATATCGGGGGCAGGAGGTCCGGGATGCGTGCAGTAAGTACGGTGCCGTGCATTTTGCAACGATAGGCGGGGCGGGGGCACTGCTCAGCAAGCATATCGTCAAGTCGGAGATCGTGGCGTATGAGGACCTTGGCACCGAAGCAATTCGCAGGCTGGAAGTCGTTGACTTCCCTGCTGTTGTCGCGTATGATTCCCGCGGTCAGAGCGTCTACGAAAAATAA
- a CDS encoding type II secretion system protein gives MRTEKKFASLRSGFSIVELLTVMGVIAILIALLVPALNMVRDYSKEIQQKSQFHAIEVGVELFKNEFGMYPESGDNMYMDKDGDGALDGAAETYAGANKLAEAMVGWDLLGVHPKSEFMNDGLSPDDSVTIYDTNQQNLEEREEQFIELENANAFELWDIYKTNEGGEFDTNFANYVLCDVFAKGRYSGVKTGMPILYFKAHKDRYEQDSANDFTGSGSNIDDDIYDYSDNFNLVNLGDPVTGNAHPLADGEVGAGTNIAALSGAVNDTNDMADFDDMIVNDKISAISSPYKAKTYILISAGKDGLYGTSDDITNFTKEN, from the coding sequence ATGAGAACTGAGAAAAAGTTTGCGAGCTTGAGGTCGGGCTTTTCGATCGTGGAGCTGCTGACAGTGATGGGCGTGATCGCGATTCTGATCGCGCTGCTGGTGCCGGCCCTTAATATGGTCAGGGACTACAGCAAAGAGATCCAGCAGAAGTCGCAGTTTCATGCTATCGAGGTCGGTGTCGAGTTATTCAAAAATGAGTTCGGCATGTATCCCGAGAGCGGCGACAACATGTATATGGATAAAGATGGTGACGGCGCTTTGGACGGTGCGGCTGAAACGTATGCTGGTGCTAACAAACTCGCTGAGGCAATGGTAGGCTGGGACCTACTTGGTGTTCATCCTAAGTCTGAGTTTATGAATGATGGATTGTCCCCTGACGATTCGGTTACTATTTATGATACAAACCAGCAAAATCTGGAAGAACGCGAAGAGCAGTTTATAGAGCTTGAGAATGCGAATGCTTTTGAGCTTTGGGACATCTACAAAACCAATGAAGGCGGTGAGTTTGATACGAATTTTGCCAACTATGTACTTTGTGATGTTTTCGCAAAAGGAAGATATTCCGGTGTAAAGACAGGTATGCCAATACTGTACTTTAAGGCTCACAAGGATCGGTATGAACAGGATTCCGCTAACGATTTCACAGGCTCAGGAAGTAATATTGACGACGATATCTATGATTACTCTGACAACTTCAATCTCGTAAATCTTGGAGATCCTGTGACCGGCAACGCGCATCCGCTGGCTGACGGCGAAGTTGGTGCAGGTACAAATATTGCGGCACTGTCTGGCGCCGTTAACGACACAAACGATATGGCTGATTTTGATGATATGATCGTCAATGACAAGATATCTGCCATCAGTTCTCCTTACAAGGCTAAGACTTATATCCTGATCTCAGCAGGTAAGGATGGTCTGTACGGCACAAGTGATGATATTACCAACTTCACAAAAGAGAATTAG
- a CDS encoding GspE/PulE family protein — MATVPPVRQLKGRQLGRVLIKMGVLTRDKVHEALKVQKKQGGDKKLGEVLKELDLITDQDLKIALAGQKGLEFCELGNVAVPDKIIEKLPSETARNYRAIPIEFNAGRNELVVVVDNAENFRTAEDLGTVTGHTIVTKIADESEVEEALERYYPEQNESMSEILGEIEADGQLLEMDGRDASIDLDELQELADSSPVKRLLNLVLLQAIRDGAADIHFEPFEDEFKMRYRIDGVLYEMVPPPKHIAVALASRIKVMADLDIAERRLPQDGRIPLTVAGRPVDLRVSILPTMFGESVVLRILDRAQVNLDISKLGFREREENVFRQLIHKPNGIVVVTGPTGCGKTTTLYSALKDLNTVGTKIITTEDPVEYDIDGLMQVQINSDIGLTFPRCLRSILRQDPDIVMVGEIRDLDTAKIAIEASLTGHLVLTTVHTNDAPSTIARLVDLGLEHFLVTASLEGVVAQRLVRKVCLNCKTQYDPSEEELMELDLTPEDVKDKKFFYGKGCEKCNKTGFKGRLGLFEIMSMDDELRDLIMNQASTNILRDAARKSGMKLLRENGLELIFDGQTTISEVARETMIGETG; from the coding sequence ATGGCCACAGTTCCTCCTGTACGGCAGTTAAAAGGTCGTCAGCTCGGCCGAGTGCTTATTAAAATGGGGGTTTTGACTCGTGATAAAGTTCACGAGGCACTCAAGGTACAGAAAAAACAAGGGGGGGATAAAAAGCTTGGTGAGGTTCTCAAGGAACTTGATCTTATTACGGATCAGGATCTCAAAATTGCCCTGGCGGGCCAGAAAGGTCTGGAATTCTGCGAGTTGGGCAATGTCGCAGTTCCCGACAAAATCATCGAGAAACTCCCTTCTGAAACGGCTCGCAACTACCGGGCCATTCCCATCGAATTCAATGCCGGGCGCAACGAGCTTGTTGTGGTGGTAGACAATGCCGAGAATTTCAGGACCGCGGAGGATCTGGGTACGGTTACAGGCCATACTATAGTGACCAAGATAGCCGATGAGTCCGAGGTCGAGGAAGCTCTGGAAAGGTATTACCCGGAACAGAACGAGAGCATGAGCGAGATTCTGGGTGAGATCGAGGCGGATGGTCAGTTGCTGGAGATGGACGGCCGGGACGCCAGTATCGATCTTGATGAGCTGCAGGAACTGGCTGATTCTAGTCCGGTTAAGCGTCTTCTTAACCTCGTACTGCTGCAGGCCATTCGTGACGGTGCTGCGGATATTCATTTTGAGCCGTTCGAGGACGAGTTCAAGATGCGTTATCGTATTGACGGCGTGCTGTATGAGATGGTTCCGCCGCCCAAGCATATCGCGGTGGCGCTGGCTTCACGTATTAAGGTTATGGCTGACCTGGATATCGCTGAGAGGCGGCTGCCGCAGGACGGTCGTATTCCGCTGACGGTGGCAGGGCGGCCGGTCGACTTGCGTGTGAGTATTCTGCCCACGATGTTCGGCGAAAGCGTTGTGCTTCGTATTCTCGACCGGGCCCAGGTGAATCTGGATATTTCAAAACTCGGTTTCAGGGAGCGGGAAGAGAACGTTTTCCGTCAGTTGATCCATAAACCAAACGGTATCGTGGTTGTTACCGGTCCGACGGGCTGCGGTAAGACTACGACGCTTTATTCCGCTCTAAAAGACCTTAACACGGTCGGGACGAAGATAATCACGACCGAAGATCCGGTCGAATATGACATTGACGGCTTGATGCAGGTGCAGATCAATTCAGATATCGGTCTGACGTTCCCACGTTGCCTGCGTTCCATTCTGCGTCAGGACCCGGATATCGTTATGGTCGGTGAAATTCGGGACTTGGATACGGCGAAGATTGCGATCGAGGCTTCGCTTACAGGTCACCTTGTACTTACTACTGTCCATACCAACGATGCTCCGAGTACTATTGCCCGTCTGGTCGACCTGGGGCTGGAGCACTTCCTTGTTACGGCATCGCTCGAGGGCGTTGTTGCACAGAGACTGGTGCGAAAGGTATGTCTGAATTGCAAGACGCAATACGATCCGAGTGAAGAAGAGCTGATGGAACTGGACCTGACGCCTGAGGACGTGAAGGACAAGAAGTTCTTCTACGGCAAGGGATGTGAAAAATGTAACAAGACCGGTTTCAAGGGCCGTCTGGGTCTTTTCGAGATCATGTCGATGGATGACGAGCTCCGGGACCTGATAATGAACCAGGCCTCGACGAATATTTTGCGTGACGCTGCCAGAAAGAGCGGCATGAAGCTTCTGCGTGAGAACGGTCTGGAGCTGATCTTTGACGGTCAGACGACGATAAGTGAAGTTGCCCGCGAGACGATGATCGGGGAAACCGGATAG
- a CDS encoding competence/damage-inducible protein A, with protein MAKAYLVSVGNEILAGQTADTNAAWLAGRLLEKGIAVVGTSVVPDDIDAIKEALILGGRKAEVVLVTGGLGPTDDDITRDALAGFLRVELELREELVERIRRFFAKRGIEMAETNKRQGIMPVGTKDIPNDLGTACGILAEKDGKIFACMPGVPVEMRKMFDEQISGELAQLDGGEVVVVRKLRCFGTGESTIADLLGDMMKRNREPLVNCTVRGGVITLHMVARGKTVAEAEKLIEPVRQDIRERLGELVFGEDDQTLGQVVGELLAERGMTITVAESCTGGLVAKMLTDTPGSSRYFLSGWVTYSNNAKISELAVDARLIEQKGAVSAEVAAAMAQGARKRAGTDIGIGITGIAGPGGGTEQKPVGLVYISVDFRGDSYVERRVFSHTRELVRQRAAMVALDIVRRKLNS; from the coding sequence ATGGCAAAAGCGTATCTGGTGAGTGTTGGCAATGAAATACTGGCGGGGCAGACGGCGGACACAAATGCTGCCTGGCTGGCGGGCAGGCTGTTGGAAAAAGGTATTGCCGTGGTCGGGACCAGTGTTGTGCCCGACGATATCGATGCGATAAAAGAAGCACTCATTCTGGGTGGACGAAAGGCGGAGGTGGTTCTGGTTACCGGAGGGCTGGGGCCTACGGATGACGATATCACGCGGGATGCTCTTGCAGGATTTCTCAGGGTAGAGCTGGAATTACGCGAGGAGCTTGTCGAGAGGATACGCAGGTTTTTCGCAAAACGCGGGATCGAGATGGCCGAGACGAACAAACGGCAGGGCATTATGCCCGTGGGCACAAAGGATATACCAAACGACCTCGGAACCGCGTGCGGGATACTTGCTGAAAAAGACGGGAAGATATTTGCCTGCATGCCGGGCGTGCCCGTGGAGATGAGGAAGATGTTCGATGAGCAAATTTCCGGAGAACTCGCACAGTTGGATGGCGGAGAAGTCGTTGTCGTAAGAAAGCTCCGGTGTTTCGGCACGGGTGAATCGACGATCGCTGATTTGCTGGGCGATATGATGAAGCGGAATCGTGAGCCGCTGGTCAATTGTACGGTCAGAGGCGGGGTGATCACGCTGCACATGGTGGCAAGAGGGAAGACTGTTGCAGAGGCGGAGAAACTGATCGAGCCTGTAAGACAGGATATCCGTGAAAGGCTGGGAGAGCTGGTCTTTGGCGAGGATGATCAGACGCTGGGACAGGTGGTTGGAGAGTTGCTGGCAGAGAGGGGGATGACAATTACTGTCGCAGAGAGCTGTACGGGCGGGCTGGTGGCGAAGATGCTTACTGATACGCCCGGATCGAGCAGATATTTCTTGAGCGGGTGGGTTACTTACAGCAACAATGCGAAGATCAGTGAGCTTGCGGTCGATGCGAGGCTGATCGAACAAAAAGGTGCGGTCAGCGCGGAGGTTGCGGCTGCGATGGCGCAGGGAGCACGAAAGCGGGCCGGGACCGATATCGGTATTGGGATAACGGGGATTGCGGGTCCTGGCGGCGGAACCGAACAAAAACCGGTGGGCCTAGTATATATCTCTGTCGATTTCCGTGGTGATTCTTACGTCGAGAGAAGGGTTTTTTCGCACACCCGTGAGCTGGTTCGCCAGAGGGCTGCGATGGTTGCATTGGATATTGTGCGTCGCAAACTGAACAGTTGA